A region of Mesorhizobium sp. M3A.F.Ca.ET.080.04.2.1 DNA encodes the following proteins:
- a CDS encoding ATP-binding protein — MTVAIEMGHTSAGAPAALDLEELLATRLLVQGNSGSGKSHLLRRLLEQSAPWVQQTIIDPEGDFVSLGERYGHLVIDAEDHTERGLQAAGERARIHRVSTVLNLEGLDAENQMRRAAAFLGGLFEVARDHWYPMLVVVDEAQLFAPAVAGEVSDEARKLSLGAMTNLMCRGRKRGLAGIIATQRLAKLAKNVAAEASNFLMGRTFLDIDMARAADLLGMERRQAEAFRDLERGHFMALGPALSRRPLGVRIGSTETQPRNGTPRLMPLPQAALEDARAIILAAPPPETVRPQRRPSPDLLDQLMAAKSAPLDIRPEPAEPAPSAEDLAERRERMDRILRAILAEPDAGFRVIGVLYQEFVVRCRIEGLASVVPDLSEFRRMLTRARAGVGSDMAEDDAWRDVSVRASLLPEDMQGVFMMIARAAKEGQPCPSDPAIARAYGSHSLRRARRLLDYIEEQGLIVCQIDGAGRRTVTLVELAWATAPGDPNAAEAQGG; from the coding sequence ATGACGGTTGCGATCGAGATGGGGCACACGAGCGCCGGCGCCCCGGCGGCTCTGGACCTCGAGGAACTGCTGGCGACCCGCCTGCTGGTGCAGGGCAATTCGGGCTCAGGCAAGTCGCATCTTCTGCGCCGGCTGCTGGAACAGAGCGCGCCCTGGGTGCAGCAGACCATCATCGATCCCGAAGGCGACTTCGTCTCGCTCGGCGAGCGTTACGGCCATTTGGTGATCGATGCCGAGGATCACACCGAACGAGGCCTGCAGGCGGCCGGCGAGCGGGCGCGCATCCACCGCGTCTCGACCGTGCTCAATCTTGAAGGGCTCGACGCCGAGAACCAGATGCGCCGCGCCGCCGCCTTCCTCGGCGGGCTGTTCGAGGTCGCGCGCGACCATTGGTATCCGATGCTGGTCGTGGTCGACGAAGCGCAGCTCTTTGCGCCGGCCGTCGCCGGCGAGGTCTCGGACGAGGCGCGCAAGCTTTCCCTCGGCGCCATGACCAATTTGATGTGCCGCGGACGCAAGCGCGGGCTCGCCGGCATCATCGCCACGCAGCGGCTGGCCAAGCTCGCCAAGAACGTTGCCGCCGAGGCCTCCAACTTCCTCATGGGTCGTACTTTTCTCGATATCGACATGGCGCGGGCGGCCGACCTGCTCGGCATGGAGCGGCGGCAGGCGGAGGCTTTTCGCGACCTCGAACGCGGGCATTTCATGGCGCTCGGCCCGGCCCTGTCGCGCAGGCCGCTTGGCGTGCGCATCGGGTCGACCGAAACCCAGCCGCGCAACGGCACGCCGCGGCTGATGCCGCTGCCGCAGGCGGCGCTCGAGGACGCGCGCGCCATCATTCTCGCGGCGCCGCCGCCCGAGACGGTCCGGCCGCAGCGCCGGCCCTCGCCGGACTTGCTCGACCAACTGATGGCGGCCAAGTCCGCGCCGCTGGACATCCGTCCCGAGCCGGCGGAGCCGGCGCCGAGCGCCGAGGACTTGGCCGAGCGGCGCGAGCGCATGGACCGTATCCTGCGCGCGATACTTGCCGAGCCTGACGCGGGTTTTCGCGTCATCGGCGTGCTCTACCAGGAATTCGTGGTTCGCTGCCGGATCGAGGGGCTCGCCTCGGTCGTGCCCGACCTTTCGGAGTTTCGGCGCATGCTGACGCGCGCCCGCGCCGGCGTCGGCTCCGACATGGCCGAGGACGACGCCTGGCGCGATGTCTCGGTGCGCGCCTCGCTTCTGCCCGAGGACATGCAGGGCGTGTTCATGATGATCGCGCGCGCTGCGAAGGAGGGCCAGCCCTGTCCGAGCGATCCGGCCATCGCACGGGCCTATGGCTCGCATTCGCTTCGCCGGGCGCGTCGCCTGCTCGACTATATCGAGGAGCAAGGCCTCATCGTCTGCCAGATCGACGGCGCCGGGCGTCGGACGGTGACGCTGGTGGAACTTGCCTGGGCGACGGCGCCCGGCGACCCGAATGCCGCAGAGGCGCAAGGCGGTTAG